From a region of the Danio aesculapii chromosome 4, fDanAes4.1, whole genome shotgun sequence genome:
- the LOC130222455 gene encoding gastrula zinc finger protein XlCGF57.1-like, translated as MRIPTGKFPCQECGKSFCHAGNFAAHMRVHTGERPYMCQQCGKSFYHAGNLAAHMRIHTGEKPYSCSQCGKSFNLNGTLEVHMRTHTGERSFTCTQCGKSFSQKQNLDTHMRIHTGEKPYTCTECGKSFPYNSSLKHHMISHAGEKPFACAQCGKSFTSKSSLMNHMNGHTGTIVFTCDQCGKSLTHKDSIKSHMMIHSGERFRCSECGKGFKHKSSLSAHMKLHNGEQSPQK; from the coding sequence ATGAGAATTCCCACTGGAAAGTTCCCATGCCAagagtgtggaaaaagcttctgtCATGCAGGAAACTTTGCAGcgcacatgagagttcacactggggAGAGGCCGTACatgtgccaacagtgtggaaaaagcttctatcATGCAGGAAACTTGGCagcgcacatgagaattcacactggggagaagccttactcttgctctcagtgtggaaagagttttaatcTAAATGGCACccttgaagtccacatgagaacacacactggagagagaagttttacttgcacacagtgtgggaaaagtttttctcaaaaacaaaaccttgacacccacatgaggattcacactggagagaaaccttacacatgcacagagtgtggtaaaagtttcCCATATAACAGCTCACTCAAACACCACATGATAAGTCACGCCGGAGAGAAGCCGTTTGCAtgtgctcagtgtggaaagagcttcacatCCAAATCTAGCCTCATGAACCACATGAATGGTCACACTGGAaccatagtgttcacatgtgatcagtgtggaaagagtctcacacATAAAGACTCCATTAAGAGCCACATGATGATTCACTCAGGAGAgcgttttagatgcagtgagtgtggaaagggcTTTAAACATAAAAGCAGCCTCAGCGCTCACATGAAGCTTCACAATGGAGAGCAGAGTCCTCAAAAATGA